A region from the Benincasa hispida cultivar B227 chromosome 10, ASM972705v1, whole genome shotgun sequence genome encodes:
- the LOC120088885 gene encoding probable O-methyltransferase 3, whose protein sequence is MGENLNELLQSQAHIWSHSLKFINSMSLKCAVELGIPDIIHSHGQPMSLSSLVAALHIEPTKAQCLGRLMRLLVHSGFFTTQTHDHENEEAEDLKYSLTPSSRLLLRHSRSTTFQAIPFLFLCLDKASIASWQCLSSWFCSSNNNGQHYSNAFEMANGKFIWNYAAQEPSFANLFQHTMVCDSEIIGKIVKEECGEVFEGLNSLVDVGGGVGVMGKAIVEAFPHITCTVFDLPHVISNQLLQTQTNLRFVGGDMFEENIPPANAVLLKWVLHNWNDEQSIKILKKCKDAIPSRERGGKLVIIDMVMENKTEDRESTETQLFFDVLMMVNLNGKERTEREWKNLFMKAGFSDYKIISKLGLRSLIEVYP, encoded by the exons ATGGGAGAGAATCTGAATGAGTTGCTTCAATCTCAAGCTCATATTTGGAGCCATAGTTTGAAATTTATCAATTCTATGTCTCTAAAATGTGCTGTTGAATTAGGAATCCCAGATATTATCCATAGCCATGGCCAACCCATGAGCCTCTCAAGTTTAGTTGCAGCACTCCATATTGAACCCACCAAAGCTCAATGTCTTGGCCGCCTTATGCGCCTTCTTGTTCATTCTGGCTTCTTCACTACTCAAACTCATGATCATGAGAATGAGGAAGCTGAAGATTTGAAGTATAGTCTCACCCCATCCTCTCGCCTTCTCCTTCGTCACAGCCGTAGCACCACATTCCAAGCCATACCCTTCTTGTTTCTTTGTTTGGATAAAGCTTCAATAGCTTCATGGCAATGTTTGAGTAGTTGGTTTTGTAGCTCAAATAATAATGGCCAACATTACTCTAATGCCTTTGAAATGGCAAATGGGAAGTTCATATGGAACTATGCTGCTCAAGAACCAAGTTTTGCTAATTTGTTTCAACACACAATGGTTTGTGATTCTGAAATCATTGGTAAAATAGTGAAGGAGGAGTGTGGTGAAGTGTTTGAAGGGTTGAACTCATTGGTTGATGTTGGTGGTGGTGTAGGTGTTATGGGAAAAGCCATTGTAGAGGCATTCCCACATATTACTTGCACTGTATTTGATCTCCCACATGTGATCTCTAACCAACTACTACAAACTCAAACTAACTTGAGGTTTGTTGGCGGAGATATGTTTGAAGAAAATATTCCCCCAGCAAATGCAGTTTTGCTCAAG TGGGTTTTACACAATTGGAATGATGAACAAAGCATTAAGATATTGAAGAAGTGTAAAGATGCAATTCCAAGCAGAGAGAGAGGTGGAAAATTGGTCATCATAGACATGGTAATGGAAAACAAAACAGAAGACAGAGAGTCAACTGAAACTCAACTTTTctttgatgttttgatgatggTCAATCTAAATGGGAAGGAAAGAACTGAGAGAGAATGGAAGAATCTATTTATGAAAGCAGGTTTTAGTGATTACAAGATCATTTCTAAGTTGGGTTTAAGGTCCCTTATTGAGGTCTACCCTTAA